In the genome of Chryseobacterium oryzae, one region contains:
- the rplM gene encoding 50S ribosomal protein L13, producing MNTLSYKTVSANKATANKEWVVVDAEGQPLGRLASKVAKILRGKHKANFTPHVDCGDNVIVLNAGKVTLSGNKWNDKTYIWHTGYPGGQKSMTAAELQKKDSLKVLEKSVKGMLPKNRLGSALLKNLYLYEGTEHKHEAQQPKTINVNEIK from the coding sequence GTGAATACATTAAGTTACAAAACTGTTTCAGCGAACAAAGCTACTGCTAATAAAGAATGGGTTGTGGTAGACGCTGAAGGACAACCGTTAGGAAGACTTGCTTCTAAGGTTGCAAAGATTTTGAGAGGTAAGCACAAAGCAAACTTTACACCTCACGTAGATTGTGGTGATAATGTTATTGTTTTGAATGCTGGGAAAGTAACCCTTTCCGGAAACAAGTGGAACGATAAGACTTATATCTGGCATACAGGGTATCCTGGTGGTCAAAAGTCTATGACAGCTGCAGAACTTCAGAAAAAAGATTCTTTAAAAGTATTGGAAAAATCTGTAAAAGGTATGCTTCCAAAAAACAGATTAGGATCTGCATTGTTGAAGAATCTTTATTTATATGAAGGAACTGAACACAAGCACGAAGCTCAACAGCCAAAAACAATTAATGTTAACGAAATTAAATAA